Part of the Deltaproteobacteria bacterium genome is shown below.
CTCCTCTCTCCTGCCTGGAGAGGAGCCCGACAAGCTCGCCTTTTCCCATGCCGGTTATCCTGATCGTCTTCTCCCTGGAGGTCTGTCCTGAAAGGATCTCCACCCTGGAAGCCGGTATTTCCAGAGCCCTTGCGAGAAACCGTTTCAGGCCGCGGTTGGCCGCGCCGCCCACGGGCGGATCGGTGATGGAAACCCTGAGGGCACCTCCGTGGGTACCGAGGATTGCGTTCCTCCTTGCCCTGGGTTGCACGCGCACCCTGAATCTGACGCCCTTTCGGTCTTCTGTGGAACCGATGACTCTGAACAGATCCGTCCCGCTCATTCGGAACCCCGGTCGAGGTCTGGGGATAAGACCGTGAGCCTGGCCGGCGCGACCTTCCTGTAAACCTCCCCGGGCTGGCGGTCTTCTCCGTCGACCCTGAGGAGGTCCCTTTCGATCTCGATCCCGAAAAGGCGCTGGTTCTCTTCGAGGTAAGGCCTGATGAGGAGCCAGTCCTGGTCGAGAAACTCCGAGAATTCCCCACCATTGAGCTGATGGGGCGAGACCGTGCCCCTGGGATCCCGGATGTATATGGCCCCGCCGCTTGCCAGGGAAAAGAGGTTTCCCCCGGGGTAGGGCCTATCCAGCTCCTTCAGGCAACCCTCTTTCGCGAATTGGAGGCCGTTGATGATGGCAAAACCGCCTCCTGAAAGGGGGTCACCCGCCATGAAGGACTCTGCCAGATAGTCGAGGCATGTCCCATTGATAACCACCCTGGGGGCACCCACGGCATTGATCAGGGGGCGGCCCGCGGCGTGGCCCCTGACGTAGACGGATCCTCCCTTGGCCCCGTACAGAAAGGTCTGCCCGACATCCCCGTGGATGACGAGCTTCCCCGATTTGAGGATCTGCCCCACCTGATCCTGGCAGCTTTCATGGACCACCAGTTCGGCTCCGTCCATGGCCGAGCCCAGATAGTCCCCTGAGCTGCCGTAGACATGGAGACGGACCCCCCCGGTACCAGGGCCCAGCCCGGAGCCGACAAACCGGTGACCCCTCAGCCTGTAACAGACCAAGCGCCTCCATCCCATTTCAAAGGCCTCCACGAGGAACCGGGCCAGGCAATCCCGGCCGTCGACCGGAAACCCCTGTGCATCTATAACCAACCATTGTTCCCCCGTGGGAGGAACAAGCTCCAGCCGGTGGAGCCAGTCCACCCTGAGGAGGGAATCTTGCTTGCCGTTGACCAT
Proteins encoded:
- a CDS encoding YggU family protein, translated to MSGTDLFRVIGSTEDRKGVRFRVRVQPRARRNAILGTHGGALRVSITDPPVGGAANRGLKRFLARALEIPASRVEILSGQTSREKTIRITGMGKGELVGLLSRQERGEEA